The region AGTCATGGTCCCTTTCCTGGATGAGGTCACAGGGTGGTGGTGAGAGAGAGAAGTGAGCAAATCTGTGCCAGATGAGGTCACAGGAGCCAGGCAGGAGCCCAGCAGCCTCCGCCCTGGGGAAGAACTCCGCTGACCGCCTCCCTGCTGTGTCCACTGTGCCCTGCGTCATCTAGGGGGGTGTAGGTGACCCCCACTTCACAGGCTTAACGAAGGCAGTAGCCACTGCTGACTGGGCACCCCGTGGGCACTAGTGTCAGGACAGGTGCTTGTGCACGCAAGTTCACTCGATTAGACAGTCCTGATGGGCATGACCGTCACTTTACAAATGGCTGTCGGGGACACGCAGTCTTCAAGGTGGAGCAGGAACTCCAATTCAGGCTCTCCTGCTCCAGGTTACAGGCCACTCTGCAGCACGGTTTGGATTTCTGGGTACCTGAGGGGGATCGTGCCACTTCCGCGCCAGCACACAGCTCCCccagggcaggagagggaggagctGAGTGACAGGTGCTCTGAGGAGGTGCAGCTGATCTCCAGGGTGAGCTGTGGGGAGGTGAGTGACCACCAGGCAGAGGGTCACTGCGGGCGCAGATGGGCCAGGAGCAAAGTGTGCTGGTGTGTGTGCACAGTGGGAAAGCAGGGGCGCACACTGGGTGGTAGGGATGTTAGCGTGAGCCCCAGAGGCAGGCAGGGACGCGGCACACCCTGCCTCGCGGCTGCCCAGTCCAGGCTGCAGCATCGTCCCCGGCGGCACTGCCATCCCTGAGAACACAGCTCCTCTGGAGTCACAGGCACAGggacttaaaaatagctttatttgattgcaaaaagggaaaataatcacATTAAGTTTGATAGCTCAATTGAACTGGACCGTCCAGGTTTGCACTTAGTGTTCCAAAACAGAGAAACGCCCGGGAACAGGTGCGGCTCGCTGAGGGGTGAACCTCGCACAGGGAGCTGGGGCGAGCCAGGGTGGGGGAGACGCTCTGAGCCCCTCTGAGCTGGCAGCGCCCCGGGCCTCTTCCTCCTGTCTCCCGTGGAGCCGAGGCTGAGCCTCCTCAGCCCTCCCGAGTCTGCAGGCTCCCTCTGCACCTGGCCTGCTGCCACATTCTGCGGGACGCTGCCTCTGCTCAGAACCCCTCGGCACCGAGCCACCCGAGAGCAGGGGTCACAGCTCAGCTTCCCGCCAGGGTCCTGCGCTGCAGGGGGACTGATGCAGAGCAGAGGACCCTTGGGTCACCCTCCCAAGCCCCCCCACACTCGTGAGAGGCTTTCACTTGGACGCCTTGTCTAAGTCCACAGAGGGCAGCTGGCCCTCTAAGGCCCAGCTCCTGGGCTTTAGCTGGTCCTTCTGCTTCCAGCTGCTGATAAAAGCAGGTCTCAGCGCTCGCTCGAGATCACGGAGGCGAGCAGCAGGGAGCGCAGAGGCCCCGGCCACCTCTCCACCGGCTCCCGACAGAAGTCCCTGACCCCCCGGCTGGTCACTCGGGGCGCTGCGTCTTCACCTCTCTTCAGGAAGCAGAATCTTTCTGGAATTTCCTTCAGGAAGGAAAAGCAGGACCTGCCTGGCCGTCGCTGAGAGGTAAGAAAGCAAGATGGCTTGGTTTAGGGACGGAGAGAGGAGTCACAGGCCACCCTCCTGCAGGCCACCTGCGGGGCCAGCCCCCCACAGCGGGAGACGCAGGCAGAGGCTCCAGGTCGGAGGTGCCGTCTGAGGTCACAGGCCAGCTGCAGACGGAGGGGACAGAGCCCGCTGTGACTGGATGACGGCACGATTCCAACTGAGATCCATAAAACCAACTGGGTCGACACGAGCCTGAAACAATGACCCAGAAAAAATAACAccaaaagatgaaattaaattcaGACAGGACGCAGGAGGGGCACGTGGGGGAGTGTCGGGAGGTGTGCTGCCGGGTTTGCCTGCCCGTGTGGACTCTGCCgtgtcactgtgcctggtcaCCGTGCCGGCCGTGGTGACAGGCTGCTGACAGTGGAGCCCACCTCTGCACCCCGCCCACAGAGGCAGACCCCAAGGTCCCGCTGCGCCACGTGTGGTCTTTGTGCTTCAAGGCACCTCCTGACCCCACAGGTGGTGGGCGGTGGGCAGCACCGCCCTGAAGCTTTGGCCAGGCTGCTCCGGGCAGCAGGACCAGGGCCTCAGACCTCCCACGGGACTGGAAGCAGCTCAGCTGCGATGAAGGCTTCAGGCCCTCGAGCCGTCCCCACACTGCCCACTGTGTCCAGCAGACTGACCAGGGACACCCTGGGCATCCGGAGTCGTCCCTGGGGAATGACAACACAAGTAGCCCCTGGGGGGGCTCAGTCAGGTGCAGGGTTGAGGTGGGCAAGGGGCAGAGAAAGGACCACCACCAAGGGGACCTGAGAGGGAAGTGGTCCACCCAGGAGGGACAGTGCTGGGTCACAGCAGGAAACCCTTCAGTACCGAGGACAGCGCTGACATTACCTCCTGGTGGGTAGCCCAGGGGGTCAGAGCCCACGGCAGGGCAGGGCTGTCCTCCTGGGCCACAGCCAAACTCCACTCTGGACAGAGCTGAGCCCGCGCCGGGCAGTACAGACGTGGGCCTGGAGCTCCGAGCGCACTGTGCTCTGAAGAAGAGGGCACTGCGCTTGGCACGTCCAGTGTGTGCAGGAGCAGCCCCACGGGCTTCTGTGCAGACGGAAGCTCAGCCTGCCCACCAGGGAGCTCTCTGCCGACCGGCTCCGGGACTGACCTCTGGTGACGTCAGGCGGGGCTCAGAGACCACAGTGCACCCACCCCATCCAGGGCACCTGGGACGCCGACAGGTCTGGTGACACGGGGACACCGctgtggacactggggtggactCCGGTAGCTGCGGGTCAGTCTTCCTGGACAATGCCTGACCTATTTGGAGTGTGCCGGTGCCGCTCTAGACCCTGGGAAGCGAGTGGGAAGTGCTCTCTGTTAAGCTGCACTCTGCCGCCCACCCTCTGGGTGTGCAGTGGTTTCTCGGTTTAGTCTCAGTTTCCGTTTCCTTGGTTCCTAGGGAAATGAGCGTATTTTCATGCCCTCGATTGTTGATGACCCAGGCATCCCTCCATCTTTCCACTGGAAAACTAGACATCAGCTGGTAAATGTCTTCACGTTGTACCTGGGGACCCCGTCACATGTACCCTAACCAGGTTCTGCAGGGGACTTGTAACTGTTGGGGAAATCAGAATCTCTCTGGATGACGGCAGGCTCAGTGCCTGACTTTCATGGGTCCAAGGTCATAAAACCCCTATCGTTTCCTAAGATCCTGGGGACAGtcacttcattttatatttttagtccACCTGGGGCTGGGTTTGGTCCTGGGTGTGGCCAGGGGTCCAGCATGGATTCTCCCACAGCAGGTCACTGAGACGCGCCCACGTCCAGTACTGTCCTCACAGAGCTTGTGGTGGGCAGGTGTGTTTCTGGGCTTCGTTCTGTTACTCTTGTTACCTGTGAAGCTCGACTCGCACCGGGAATGTGTAATGGAGAGGACTGAAGAATGTGCCGGATGGAGGTGCAGCCGCCGGGcagcccagggaaggaggaagccCAATCCCCTCTCCCCACCGCCCTCCTCCTGCACCCTCACTACTTCCCTGAAGGTGCTGGGCTGCACTTTCCTGATGCACCTGGAAGGTCCCCCAGGGCTCAGCTGCAGCTGCTCATCTGTCAGGAACAAGCTCACCGGCCCTCTCCCGCCCCGCCCCCCAGTGTCCTCTGGCTGCCCCTCTGAAACAGGCCCCTCCAGACCTGGCTGAGCACATGCACCCTGACTTGCTTTCTCTTGGCATGTAGCCTCTGAAATTCTCTTTTCATATTtgtcctccctgcctccctccctccctctctccctctagATCATGAATTTCTAAAGGTCACCGGCACTGGTTTTGCTGTTTCTGGCACCTGGAACCTGGCGCATACTAAGTGACTCTCTGGTATTAAACACAAGTGATAAGGTCACCAGTGTGCCCAACTATTCTGCTCGCCGAGTCTCAGGTTGGATCCCCTGTGAGGGCCCAGAGAggacggtgcttctgcacctctgacccTTGAACAGGTACTGACAGCTGAGCCAGCGAACAGAGACCCTCTGTCTGGGGCGGGGACAGGGGTGAAAAGGAATTCATCTCTGGGCTTAGAAAGCCCAGAACTGGGCCCACACCTGAAGCTGGGCACGGGCcgttcctctccctcccccctggAAGGAGCTGCCTTTGCAGCTGCTCGGGGAGGAAGCCTCTTGGGGAAACATGACATCTCGTGCCTTTCCAACGAGCAGAGGCGACCCTGCTCCAGAAACCAGCCCAGTGGAGAGGGCACACGTCTCAGAATGATCGGGACTCCTGCTTTAGGACAGGACACACAGTctctggggagaggaaggaagtcCAGCAAGAACAGACCACTTAGGGCCTCGAGAAGCACTGACGTGGGCGTCCCCCTTGGGTGAAGCGCCCCCTCTGTTGCCTGGGTAGTGCCCTAGCGGCTCCCAGCGTGTGGGGTGCAGTCACCTCCACCCTACAGACAGTGACAGGCTCAAGGTTCAGAGTCTGGCCCCAGGCCACAGCCTCAGCGAGCCAGGCCTACGGTTTCCCTTTCCAGTTCCGCAAATTTGCACCTGTTCCTCCGAACGGATCaacccacagccagtccccaggATCTCCAGGGGGTCTCCCTTGCCCTTCACGTGGGCGGTCTCTACAAACctgtttctctcttcctcagaTGGAGAGGTCTCTGGAATTGGCCAACAGGTCCATCAGCCACAGCTTTATCCTGCTGGGCTTGTCCACCAGGCTGGGCGTCAGGGACGTCCTGTTTGCCGTCTTCCTGGCTCTCTACCTGCTGACCCTCCTGGAGAACACCCTCATCATCTCCCTCATCTGCAGCCACAGCCAGCTCCGCcagcccatgtacttcttcctgggCAACCTCAGCTGCCTGGAGATGTGCTACGTGTCCGTCACCATGCCCACCCTGCTGGCGGGACTCAGCTCCAGTCCCCGCCGAGTGCCCTTCGCAGCCTGCATAGCTCAGCTGTTTCTCTTCGTCTCCCTCATCGCCACCAAGTGCACGCTGCTGGCCtccatggcctatgaccgctacgTGGCCATCTGCCGCCCTCTGCACTACCCACTGCTCATGCGGCCCCGGGTCTGTAGGGGCTTAGCCCTGTCCTCCTGGCTGGGGGGGCTGCTGGTCTCTGCGGTCAAGACCTCGTGCATCGCCAGCCTGTCCTACTGCGGCCCCAACGTGCTCAACCACTTCTTCTGCGACGTCTCCCCCCTGCTCAACCTCTCCTGCACCCACGTGGCCCTCACGGAGCTGGTGGACTTCATCTCCGCCATCGTCATCTTCTGCGGGTCACTCCTAGTTGCCCTGGCCTCCTACGTGGCCATCGGGAGGGCGGTGCTGCGCATGCCCTCGGCTGCGGCAGGCCGCAAGGCCCTCTCCACCTGCGCCTCGCACCTGGTGGTCATGGGCATCTTCTACACGGTCGTCCTCTTCATGTATTCCCGGCCCGCCCACATCGAGTCCACCGACCTCAACAAGGTGCTGTCGGTGGTCTACACAGTGGTCACGCCTGCCTGCAGCCCCATAGTCTACTAGCCTGCACCGGGCCATGCGTGCGGTGATGCTCGGGCCCTGCCCGCACGCAGTCTCGCGGGAACTGCAGGCCCACTGGGGCGCGGCAGTGCAGGGTCAAGAGCAGAGGTGCAGGCTTCGAAGCAGGTAGTGACCCCGAGGAAGCCAGGAAAGCCGGAGGAAGGTGGACTGAGCACCACCGCTGAAGGGAGGCTGGcagaagcagaggctggcgaggaGACGAGGCGCCTGTGTGCCCCTCCCGTGGGAGAAGGGCGCGGGTGCAGGATCAGGCAGGGAGACTGCGGAACGGGAGCAGACGCTTTGGGGAAATGGGCAGTAATAACTCAGACCATTTAACGCCCTGCGCGCCTGCTGTGAAAAACAGGCCGGAATGAAGGCCTCCATTAGACCCGCGGTTACTGACTGGGAGCTGACCCGCGGCCTGCACTTAAAAGCAGGAGATGCCATTACCTGCCGCATCAGAGGTCTGTGGGCCACGACGACCGTGATTGCAGAGGGCCCGGTGGACGTGTGTGTGAATCTGGATGGACACGGGCAGGGGAGCTGGGGTTCAGGGAGGGACCGCGGGGTGCAAGTCCTGCTTTATGTGCTGGATATTTTGGATTGCTGGTGTCACCTTTATAGTTCAATAAATAAGTCACAGGATAAAAGAGGAACAGGAGCGGGTCGCCTTCCTTCTCATCACACCGATGACTTTAATTCTGTGGTGGCGCCCGGGAGGAGCATGTCCTGGTGCGGTCTGTGGGAGTGGGGTCCACAGGAGTGGGGGCCGTGGGAGAGCTGGTCTCTAGGGGCTTAGCCCTGTCCTCCTGGCTGGGGGGGCTGCTGCAGGAGGCATCTGGTGGCACACACAGAAGCTGTGGACGCTGGGTGCCTTGAGCTCATCTCTCCAGAGGCAAAGATAAGAGGGGCAGAGTATGCGCAGAGGGTGGGTGGGGGGACACACACTGGGCAGCTCTGCACCAAGGTGACCACATGCCAGTTCCCACTCTGACGGCAGTGGCCGTCGGGTCTGGACACTGAAGACCCTAGGAGTCTTAGGCTCCCGGTGTCTCCAGCCCTCTGCCCTCCGGCTCTGTCTAGGGTCGGACCTCCTGGACCAGGGGAGGCCAGGGTCCTGGCTTGGGCCAAAGCACTTAGTTACCCTCTTCTTGTGTCCTGATGGAGACGGTCAGAGTGAAACATGACCTCCCGCCCCTGGCTGGCAGAACCTCCCCACCTGGCCCCCCGCAGTGGACACAGGCCGAGGTGCAGCTGGACTCAGGGTCACTGTTCTATGGCATCCACCAGCCTTGGGAACACCAGAGCTGCCTGAGGTGGACAAGGGTGGCTGTGCAGAGACTTTGCAGGAACCTCTGCAAGCCAGAAGGTGACAACCTTGTGGACACTCAGGGAAGAGGACGAGTCCCCTGGGAGTCCACGCCTCCACCAGCCTCAGCTGGCCAGGggctccctcctctgcctctgctgCAGACCCCGCTCTTGGGGACAGCAGGCTGCCGGGGTGAACGGGGGCAGGACAGGCAGGGCTGGCTGTGGTGGGAAGGGTGTGTGGACCGGCTGGCACAGCTCCTGGGGCCCCCACCGGGTGCAGGGCTCTGTGTGGATTCTGCCTTAGGAAGCCAGCGGTCAGCCGTGCTGGGCAGGTACCACCATGAgcccagagacagagagagacccaAGTTCacagaggggcaggaggagctccGGGTCCCCTGGGCGGTGGCTCTGCCGCCATGGCCACTCCAGAGCCCGTCTGACCTCTGTTCCTCCTGCTCCTGGTGCCCAAGGTGGGGACGTGCCTGGGGCATTGAGGCTCTTAGAGAGGAAGGGCACAGGTCTCTGCTCCCCACGTCCCTCGTGGCCATGGCGGCTGCACGCTCAGCTCTTTCATGGAGCCCAGGGTGCATCTTCGACACTGAAGAGACGTGGTGGTGAGCCAGGAGAGGTCAGTCACTGAGGGGCAGCGGGGAGTGCAGGGCGCAGGACCTGGCTCCTGCCCCTGGCCCCCGGCTGCAGTGTGGGGAGGAGCCCTGGATGCCAGCCTGGGCTGGGCCCAGGACCCTCAGGTGCCCTCTCTGGGTATCTGCCCTCCTTCCACGGTCCACCCGACTGCTGCCCTGGCTCTTCTTGGTCCCACTGGGGCCCTTCCTGCTCCTCTCCCCTGGTCCTGAACCAGCCCTGGGGCGGGAGTGTGTCTGCGTGTGTCCACGTGTGTCCTGCTGTGTGTGGGCAGGGGCTGCCGTGCTCCTGTCTCTCGCTGGGGGCACGTCCCTGTCCCCAGACCTGGGAACAGCTCGGAGTGGCTGGTCCTGGCTGAGACTTGGGGGCCTCTTGCGAAGACTCGGCAGGAGAGCAGGTGCCGAGGCGCTCAGCGGCTCTGCCTGCGTCCCTCCCTAGTGACACCCTGATGTCTGTGTCAAGGGCTTGTGGTCTGCAGTCCAGAGAGTTCTCTAGAAGCTGTGGCTGCCTGGACAGCAGGAAGTCATTGTGCCTGAGGGTCCAGGCGACAGGGCGTCCCTCAGTGAGTGGCCCAGGTCTCCACCACTTGAGGAAGCTCCTGTGTGTGTGCCGGgcaggagcagaggggagggtGCACTCGCGGCCTGACTCCGAGAGGAGGTGACCTGCAGCTGGTTtttactgattgattgattgctttTATTGCTACTGAAATTTATcaaaaaaactttctttaatttttagtgCATGCCTCCTTCAAAAGTCCTGTGCAAACATTCATAGATGTGtgtggcttttgtttttaaataatggtttaaatggtaattgcaaagcctttatttcctctttgtgaTAGCAAATGTCCTTCCCCTGAGTTCTTTCACAGCCAAACACTTATTTAAAACTTTACTTGAAATTTACAGTGTAACGCGAGTTCACGACCAATGCAGGGACACAAACAGCTCTTCTCAGCACAGCTTCTTAACATTTCATGCCGTGGAGTTATCGTAATTAACTCTCATCATCTTGTTGACTGATATTCACATTTCCCAGACTGAGGCATTTAAAACAATGCCACAATAAATATCACTATGTgactatttccagttttcctgcgAGCTGTTTGCAAGGGCGGCAACTTTGGCTCAGAGTTTAGGCACTTTGTATTTCTAATGCACTGTCACTGGGTACTCTCCAAGGGGCTAGCGCTTTTTGGGCAAAACCAGCAACATCTGGTTTTCCAAAGCCCCTTTAGTTCTAAGCGGGATGATCTTTTGCATGATGTCAACGTGTATGGGTTTCCCCTGGGGGACGGAAGGTCCTGGAGTCAGACAGTCGGAGGGCCGCGCAGCCTTGTGAGTCACTAAACACTCCACTGCATCCGGCATGTTTACAGGTGACATTTACCATATGTGAATCACAGCTCTAAAAAAAGTAGGGCCTTGGCCGACCGAGGTCTCCCCAGCCCCGGCCACCTGGTCAGCCTCAGGACCAGTGCAGGCTCCTGCGGAAGGCCGCGTGGACCTCCCTGTTGCGCAGGCAGTAGATGACCGGGTTGCACAGGGGCGTGGCCACCGTGTAGATGACCGACAGCACCTTGTTGAGGTCCATGGACTTGATGCGGCTGGGGCGGCAGTAGATGAAGAGGGCGGCCGAGTAGAAGATGCCCACCACCACCAGGTGCGAGgcgcaggtggagaaggccttgcgGCGGGCGGCGGCCGAGGGCATGCGCAGCACCGCCATGCCGATGGCTGAGTAGGAGGCCAGAGTGACCAGAAGGGTCCCGCAGAAGATGACGATGGCGGAGATGAAGTCCACCAGCTCTGTGAGGGCCACGTGGGTGCAGGAGAGGTTGAGCAGGGGGGAGACATCGCAGAAGAAGTGGTTGAGCACGTTGGGGCCGCAGTAGGACAGGCTGGCGATGCACGTGGTCTTGGCCACCGAGACCACCAGCCCCCCCAGCCATGAAGTCAGAGCCAAACCCACACAGACCCGGGGCCGCATGAGCAGCAGGTAGTGCAGAGGGCGGCAGATGGCCAcgtagcggtcataggccatggaGGCCAGGAGGATGCACTCGGTGCCCATAAGGACTATGAAGAAGAAGAGTTGGGTCATGCAGGCCATGAAGGAAAGGTGGTAGGGTCCCACCCACAGCCCCAGGAGCAGGGTGGGCATGGTGACGGACACGTAGCACATCTCCAGGCAGCTGAGGTTGcccaggaagaagtacatgggcttGCGGAGCTGGCTGTGGCTGCAGATGAGGGAGACGATGAGGGTGTTCTCCAGGAGGGTCAGCAGGTAGAGAGCCAGGAAGACGGCAAACAGGACACCCCTGACGCCCAGCCTGGTGGACAAGCCCAGCAGGATGAACTGCTGGACCCTGGTCCCGTTGGCCAGCTCCAGGGACACCTCCATCTGGGTGGAGACAAAGGAAGTTTGTTGACACCTGGTTCCTGGAGATGCCTGGTGAAAACCACCCGGGAGGGTGCCCAGAGTGGCCGGGCCAGCGCCTGCAGTCTGATGTCCACTGGGACTGCTTTCCTGTTGTTTTGACAGATTCCCAGGACAAACTCTGAGCATGAGAACTTGTGGCTTTTCTTACTAAACCCATGACCTTATACAAACAATTCAAGGTTCTAAAAATTGGGAGATCAACACCTGCTTCCCCCGAGTGTGTTACGAAAATCAGGTGAGCGGACGGACGTCCAGCAGCTGTTCTGAGAGCCTGGGGGCCTGGCCTCTTCAGCCTGGAGTCCGAGGGGTCTATCGGGATGACTTCCTCTTGTTGTGACCTGCGTATGCTCACAGTATCATCTGAGCCTGCAGGAGGGTAGTACAGCTCCCTTGTTGCACATGCTTCTGTTTAAATGCATCTCCAGCCTTCTCTGTGCTGTGTGTCACCCACAGAAGGAAGAGCCCCAGCAGGTCCCACACAAGCTGCCTGCCCTGTGGCAGGAGGCCAGCGGCCAGGTCCTTCCCTGGTCCAGTTATGGTGCACACTTCCTGCTTTCCACTCTGACTCTGAGGAAAGTGAGGCCTGGAAGAAACCATGGGAGTAACGGGCCCATGGTCCAACAGCCACACCTCTACAATGGCTGCCTCTGGTGGCCGGAGCCTGCGTCAACCCAGCCCAGCTCCTCGGCCCACCTCCCAGCTCAGCTCCCTGTGTCACCTCCCAGCTCAGCTCCCTGTGTCACCTCCCAGCTCAGCTCCCTGTGTCACCTCCCCAGCTCAGCTCCCTGTGTCACCTCCCAGCTCAGCTCCCTGTGTCACCTCCCCAGCTCAGCTCCCTGTGTCACCTCCCCAGCTCAGCTCCCTGTGTCACCTACCCAGCCCAGCTCCTCGGCCCACCTCCCAGCTCAGCTCCCTGTGTCACCTACCCAGCCCAGCTCCTCGGCCCACCTCCCAGCTCAGCTCCCTGTGTCACCTCCCAGCTCAGCTCCCTGTGTCACCTACCCAGCCCAGCTCCTCGGCCCACCTCCCAGCTCAGCTCCCTGTGTCACCTCCCAGCTCAGCTCCCTGTGTCACCTCCCCAGCTCAGCTCCCTGTGTCACCTACCCAGCCCAGCTCCTCGGCCCACCTCCCAGCTCAGCTCCCTGTGTCACCTCCCCAGCTCAGCTCCCTGTGTCACCTACCCAGCCCAGCTCCTCGGCCCACCTCCCAGCTCAGCTCCCTGTGTCACCTCCCAGCTCAGCTCCCTGTGTCACCTCCCAGCTCAGCTCCCTGTGTCACCTCCC is a window of Ictidomys tridecemlineatus isolate mIctTri1 unplaced genomic scaffold, mIctTri1.hap1 Scaffold_761, whole genome shotgun sequence DNA encoding:
- the LOC101974065 gene encoding olfactory receptor 6Z7, encoding MEVSLELANGTRVQQFILLGLSTRLGVRGVLFAVFLALYLLTLLENTLIVSLICSHSQLRKPMYFFLGNLSCLEMCYVSVTMPTLLLGLWVGPYHLSFMACMTQLFFFIVLMGTECILLASMAYDRYVAICRPLHYLLLMRPRVCVGLALTSWLGGLVVSVAKTTCIASLSYCGPNVLNHFFCDVSPLLNLSCTHVALTELVDFISAIVIFCGTLLVTLASYSAIGMAVLRMPSAAARRKAFSTCASHLVVVGIFYSAALFIYCRPSRIKSMDLNKVLSVIYTVATPLCNPVIYCLRNREVHAAFRRSLHWS
- the LOC101976980 gene encoding olfactory receptor 6Z7: MERSLELANRSISHSFILLGLSTRLGVRDVLFAVFLALYLLTLLENTLIISLICSHSQLRQPMYFFLGNLSCLEMCYVSVTMPTLLAGLSSSPRRVPFAACIAQLFLFVSLIATKCTLLASMAYDRYVAICRPLHYPLLMRPRVCRGLALSSWLGGLLVSAVKTSCIASLSYCGPNVLNHFFCDVSPLLNLSCTHVALTELVDFISAIVIFCGSLLVALASYVAIGRAVLRMPSAAAGRKALSTCASHLVVMGIFYTVVLFMYSRPAHIESTDLNKVLSVVYTVVTPACSPIVY